The nucleotide window CGAGATACGCAACGCCGCTGCGGCCTCGGTCAGGGTGAGTTGGTCGATGGCGACCAGCTCGATCACGGTCCGCTGCTTCGCGGGGAGTCCCGCCAGTGCCCGCATCGCCGCGCGCGCCGGTGCCGCGGTGTCGATGTGGTCGATCAGGTCGGCCACATCGTCGCCTTTCAACAGGGCGCGCCCACCGGCTCGCTCCAAGGCCGTGCGGCGCCTCGTGCGACGGCGACGGTCCTCGCGCACCACGTTGTGCGCTATCCCGTAGAGCCACGCGGTTTCGCTGCCCTTTTCTGCTCGGTAGGCAGCCGCCGATGCCAGTACCGCGACGAACACCTCAGCAGTCAGATCGGCCACCTCATGCGGGTCCGCGACCCGCCGTGCGATGAACGAGGTGACGCGATCGAAATGGCCTAGGTAGAAGGCCTCGAAGGCCTGTGGGTCGCCGACAATGGGCAACCCTTTTGATGGGTGCTCGCGTACGGGGCGCATGTAGCCTCTCGGGAATCCGAGGTCGACTCGCTTCTTACACCCAGCACTTGACCGCAGACTGGAAACCATTACATATCGGTGAACCGCCGTGCAGCGGTGACCGGTCAGACGTTCTCATCAACGCCTACCGCGCTGACCGGCCCCACCTTCTGGCACCGCACGCGCGATGACTGGGCGGTCGAGTCCGTGACGTTGACGATCGGTCCGGTGCTCGGCGGCGTGATCGGCTACTTCGTCAACCAGATCACGTAACCGCTCCCCCCGGGTCACGCCCTCTCGCCGGCCCTCGCGAGTGCCTCGTACTCCCGAACCCACTCCGCGCTGCGCTGGTCCGCCGGCATCTCGGCCGATCCCTCACGGAGCATGACCGCCGCGTTGCGGTGCTCACCGATCCCGGCCAGCGCGACTCCGATGTTGAGCTTGAAGAACGGCTGTCCTACGCGACCCGGACGTGACGATGGCGCAATCCTCGATGGTCCGCCACTTGGACAATCGGGCAGCACGCCTGCGCCCGAGCCGGTTGATCACAGGCTGGGCCTGTCTTTAGGACTGGTTGTCCGAGTGCTCGGCGTGTATCGGTCGGGTCGCGCGGCGACCCACCGGGCGGCGATGAGGCCCGCAGCGGTGAGAGCGCAGATGACAGCGATCGTGATGAGGTTCGTCGCCAACGGCGCCACCAGGTAGCGGGCAGCGACGTCCGCGATGATCGGCCGCGATCCAGGCGATTGGCCCCAGGCGATGATCAGACGTGCTGCGCCGGCGGCGATGGCAACGGCTGCGAGTCCGGTGATCAGTGCCCGGCGGCGGTGGCGTGCAAGGAGCAGGCCCATGAACCCGAGGGTGGTGATGGCGAGGATGAGCACACCCGAGAGGTCGTCGGCCAGTTGGACGGCTTGCGCGGCTCGGTGCAGATCCTGGTTCTGGATCAGCGTGACGGAGATGGGGAGGTCGGCGGGCAGGTTCGATGCCAGTTGGCGAGGTAGCCCGGCCTGGTCGGCCAGTTGCTCCAATGCGATGCTGACAGTGACGTCCAGCCCGCTGGGTGTCACTGTCAACAGCATGCTGTGGTGGCGCAGGACCTTGACAAGTTCGGCGTGACCGGTCGACAGTGCCGCCTTCCAAGCCTGCTGGAACTCGGCACTGCCCAGAACAACCGGGACAGCGTCGGCGACCAACTGCCGGACCTGCCCGGTGCTGAGGAGACGAGGGCCGATCCGGGCCGGTGATCGGTCGAGTGCCGCGGTCAGCTGGCGCTGTACGTTGTCGATGATCTGTATCTCGACAGTGGGATCGGTGGGCAGCGGTCGTATCGCTGCCAGAAATCCGGACGTGGACAAGAGCGTGTTCTCTGCCCACGCCGTTACCGCATCGACCAGGACCAGACCCACCGCACCTGCGATGCACAGCCCGGCGGCCCAGGTCCGCAACCGGCCGGGTCGAGGTGAAGACATCTTCATCAAGCGATGCGCTGGTCGGTTGCCTGGAGTTCCGGTTCGCCGTCGATCGGCACCTCGGCGGGTCCTTCCACGGACACGTGGGGCAGGACCCGGTCGATGGCCCTGGGAAGGTACCAGTTCCGTTTTCCGAACAGCTGCATGATCGCCGGGACGAGGATCGTGCGAACCACCAGAGCGTCGAGCAGGATGGCCACTGCCACGCCTAGCCCGAACTCGGCGATGGTACGTATTCCGCCGAACACGAAGGCCATGAACACACAGATCATGATGATTGCGGCAGCGGTGATGATCTGCCCAGTCGCGGCCTGTCCGCGTCGGACGGCGAGGTTGTTGTCGCCGGTGTGCAGCCATTCCTCGTGGATGCGGCTGACCAGGAACACTTCGTAGTCCATCGACAGTCCAAACAGCACCGCGAGCATCATCGCGGGCAGGAACGACTCGACCGGGCCGGCCGCGCCCGCGCCCAGGACCGAGGAACCCCAGCCCCACTGGAAGACCGCGACCACGACGCCGAATCCGGCACCGGCCGAGAGCAGGTTCATCGCCGCCGCAGTGAGCGGCACGATCACGCTGCGGAACGCGAGCATCAGCAGCAGGCACCCGAATACGACGATGATGG belongs to Actinoallomurus bryophytorum and includes:
- a CDS encoding RNA polymerase sigma factor is translated as MRPVREHPSKGLPIVGDPQAFEAFYLGHFDRVTSFIARRVADPHEVADLTAEVFVAVLASAAAYRAEKGSETAWLYGIAHNVVREDRRRRTRRRTALERAGGRALLKGDDVADLIDHIDTAAPARAAMRALAGLPAKQRTVIELVAIDQLTLTEAAAALRISVGTARVRLHRARKALAQVPEVASLVTTSAVTEGLS